Proteins encoded within one genomic window of Pedobacter africanus:
- a CDS encoding RNA polymerase sigma factor produces MLDRNNPDDELWEAIKSGSVSAFELLFDRYWQAVYTTAFSFLNDAEAAAEIANDTFLNIWRKKDTLDIGSFKNYLTTSARYHTYKVLKAKKKMRLAYVENYDQLPVSEILVQNEGEEKIRYLNLQADIENALLDLPKRCREIFLLSRIANLTNVEIAERLSISKRTVENQICIAQKYLQRNIKDIALTLLLAGILR; encoded by the coding sequence ATGCTCGACAGAAACAACCCCGATGATGAACTATGGGAAGCCATAAAGTCTGGAAGCGTCAGTGCTTTCGAATTGCTTTTTGATCGGTACTGGCAGGCAGTATATACTACAGCTTTTTCTTTTTTAAATGATGCAGAAGCGGCAGCTGAAATTGCCAATGATACCTTCCTGAATATCTGGAGAAAGAAAGACACGCTGGATATTGGCTCATTCAAAAATTACCTGACCACCAGCGCCCGCTATCATACCTATAAGGTACTGAAGGCGAAGAAAAAGATGCGCCTGGCCTATGTGGAAAATTACGACCAACTCCCGGTTTCCGAAATACTGGTGCAAAATGAGGGTGAAGAAAAAATCAGGTATCTTAACCTGCAGGCAGATATAGAGAATGCTTTACTTGACCTGCCTAAACGTTGCCGCGAAATTTTCCTTTTAAGCAGGATAGCAAACCTTACCAATGTCGAGATAGCCGAAAGACTCTCTATATCTAAACGAACAGTAGAAAACCAAATATGTATTGCTCAAAAATATCTGCAGCGCAATATCAAAGACATTGCACTTACGTTGTTGCTTGCTGGTATTTTGAGATAG
- a CDS encoding TlpA disulfide reductase family protein — protein MRRIVLFLILSTLTCLALAQDNHPVSWKFGSRKIAPLTYEIKFMAIIQEPFHIYPQSSDGGLGMPTEFIFASNDNVELTGPVSEQGLDRKKGEEVAYYAKGVSFTQIVKLKSEKKTDLSFVIKYMACNDQMCLPPSKKAFTVAINDIDNNAVESNASGVASAQKKALIYQDFVMPGPDGKLVASKQITSKHKYTFIDFWASWCVPCRKQGRELIPLYEKYKARGFGVIGISLDTNPTAWKKAIEADQYTWTNLSDRKGFDSEMVKRYGITAIPRNFLIDSTGAIVAMDLHGKELEAKLIELFAPAIPKDTAKNDYDDLDKLEGAEYEKLTGDDKKFLEGKLSPKNTPDYEAKLEGFRKRFSEMNVKVYTSFIKSHPDSKLSLELFPKVAYFLPYEMVKPLFDGLSATLKNTEEGKKIEGNINRMLVAAIGKIAPDFEIPDTAGKLVKLSSFRGKYVLLDFWASWCGPCRAENPNLVKAYNKYKDQNFTVVGVALDKLEDRSAWLAAIRKDDLPWTQLSELKFWNSVAAKSFGVQAIPQNFLIDPNGVIIGKTLNGSALHDKLNEVLGVDVNRL, from the coding sequence ATGAGAAGAATAGTGCTTTTTCTAATACTAAGTACATTAACGTGCCTGGCATTAGCTCAGGATAACCATCCGGTTTCCTGGAAGTTTGGCAGTCGAAAGATTGCTCCTTTAACTTATGAAATAAAGTTTATGGCTATTATCCAGGAGCCATTTCACATCTACCCACAGTCATCGGATGGCGGATTGGGCATGCCTACTGAATTTATATTTGCCAGCAATGACAATGTAGAATTAACAGGGCCAGTAAGCGAGCAGGGATTGGATAGAAAAAAGGGCGAAGAGGTGGCTTATTATGCAAAAGGGGTCAGCTTTACACAAATTGTGAAGTTGAAATCTGAGAAAAAGACAGACTTGTCTTTCGTCATCAAATACATGGCCTGTAATGACCAGATGTGCCTTCCTCCTTCAAAGAAAGCGTTTACAGTAGCCATAAATGATATAGATAACAATGCTGTAGAAAGCAATGCTTCCGGAGTAGCATCTGCACAAAAAAAAGCTTTGATATATCAGGATTTTGTAATGCCGGGCCCTGATGGAAAGTTGGTGGCATCCAAGCAAATCACATCTAAGCATAAATACACTTTTATAGATTTCTGGGCCAGTTGGTGCGTGCCTTGCAGAAAACAAGGACGCGAGCTAATTCCCCTATATGAAAAATACAAAGCCAGGGGTTTTGGTGTGATCGGCATTTCACTGGATACAAATCCAACAGCCTGGAAAAAGGCCATTGAGGCAGATCAATATACCTGGACAAACCTGAGCGATAGGAAAGGCTTTGACTCTGAAATGGTGAAAAGATATGGGATAACAGCCATCCCCAGAAACTTTCTTATTGATAGTACAGGTGCCATAGTTGCCATGGATTTGCATGGAAAGGAACTTGAAGCTAAACTCATTGAGCTTTTTGCCCCAGCTATCCCGAAAGATACTGCAAAGAATGATTATGATGACCTCGATAAGTTGGAAGGTGCAGAATACGAAAAATTGACTGGTGATGATAAGAAATTTTTGGAAGGAAAGCTATCTCCGAAAAATACACCGGATTATGAGGCCAAACTGGAAGGCTTTCGAAAAAGGTTCAGCGAGATGAATGTGAAGGTGTACACTTCATTTATAAAGTCGCATCCCGATTCAAAGTTGAGCCTCGAGTTATTTCCTAAAGTGGCCTATTTTCTGCCGTATGAGATGGTTAAGCCGCTGTTTGATGGGTTGTCAGCAACGCTTAAAAATACCGAAGAAGGGAAAAAAATAGAGGGGAACATAAATAGAATGCTTGTTGCCGCAATTGGTAAGATAGCACCAGATTTTGAGATTCCTGATACAGCGGGAAAGCTGGTTAAGCTTTCTTCATTCAGGGGGAAATATGTACTCCTTGACTTTTGGGCCTCCTGGTGCGGACCTTGTCGTGCAGAAAACCCTAACCTCGTTAAAGCCTACAACAAATATAAGGATCAGAATTTTACAGTGGTGGGTGTAGCGCTGGATAAGTTGGAAGATAGGTCTGCATGGTTGGCAGCCATCAGGAAAGATGACCTTCCCTGGACTCAGTTATCTGAATTGAAATTCTGGAATAGTGTGGCGGCAAAATCGTTCGGTGTTCAGGCCATTCCGCAGAATTTCTTAATTGATCCTAATGGCGTTATTATCGGAAAAACTTTAAATGGCAGCGCACTACACGATAAATTGAATGAGGTTTTAGGTGTGGATGTAAATCGTCTATAA